The following coding sequences lie in one Streptomyces ortus genomic window:
- a CDS encoding NAD-dependent succinate-semialdehyde dehydrogenase — MSGQHKSSFATVNPYTGETLAEFPVIEGDQVDGTLETADKAFRAWRGRPIAERAAVVGRAGELMKERKEQLAQLITLEMGKLISEARGEVDLAASILAYYARHGPDFAAAEPLDTEEGEAYLLSEPLGVLLGVMPWNFPLYQVVRFAGPNLVLGNTVLVKHAGICPQSALALETLFRDAQAPEGVYTNLFVSHEEISRIIDSPVVRGASLTGSEGAGAQVAERAGRNLKPSLLELGGSDVFIVLDGENLERTVGAAVAGRMANTGQSCVASKRFIVLEDVYDDFVDGLRRAFEALRPGDPADETTTVGPLSSEQAASDLADQIRETVGQGAELVIGGHRIDRPGAFVEPTILTGVKPGMRAYAEELFGPAAVVYRVADEDEAVALANDSQYGLGGSVFCADVERGRRVAERVETGMVWVNHPTSTQPDLPFGGIKRSGYGRELSKLGMREFVNRKLVRVLPPDARLHGIAG; from the coding sequence ATGTCAGGCCAGCACAAAAGCTCGTTCGCGACCGTGAACCCGTACACCGGGGAGACCCTCGCCGAGTTCCCGGTCATCGAGGGCGACCAGGTCGACGGAACGCTCGAAACGGCGGACAAGGCGTTCCGCGCGTGGCGGGGGCGGCCGATCGCGGAGCGCGCCGCCGTCGTGGGACGCGCGGGCGAACTGATGAAGGAACGAAAGGAGCAGCTGGCCCAGCTCATCACCCTGGAGATGGGCAAGCTGATCTCCGAGGCGCGCGGTGAGGTGGACCTGGCCGCGTCGATCCTTGCGTACTACGCCCGGCACGGCCCGGATTTCGCCGCGGCGGAGCCGCTCGACACGGAGGAGGGGGAGGCGTACCTCCTCAGTGAGCCCCTCGGGGTCCTGCTGGGCGTCATGCCCTGGAACTTCCCGCTCTACCAGGTGGTCCGCTTCGCCGGCCCCAATCTCGTGCTGGGCAACACGGTGCTGGTCAAGCACGCCGGCATCTGCCCGCAGTCGGCACTCGCGCTGGAGACGCTGTTCCGCGACGCACAGGCCCCCGAGGGCGTCTACACGAACCTCTTCGTGAGCCACGAGGAGATTTCGCGCATCATCGACAGCCCGGTCGTGCGCGGCGCCTCACTGACCGGCAGCGAGGGAGCGGGGGCCCAGGTGGCCGAACGCGCCGGCCGGAACCTCAAGCCCAGTCTGCTGGAGCTCGGCGGCAGTGACGTGTTCATCGTCCTCGACGGCGAGAACCTGGAGCGCACGGTCGGGGCCGCGGTGGCGGGCCGGATGGCGAACACCGGCCAGAGCTGCGTCGCCTCGAAGCGGTTCATCGTGCTGGAGGACGTGTACGACGACTTCGTGGACGGGCTGCGCCGCGCGTTCGAGGCGCTGCGGCCCGGCGACCCCGCCGACGAGACGACCACCGTAGGGCCGCTCTCCTCGGAGCAGGCGGCCTCCGACCTGGCCGACCAGATCCGCGAGACGGTCGGACAGGGCGCTGAACTCGTCATTGGCGGTCACCGGATCGACCGGCCGGGCGCCTTCGTCGAACCCACGATCCTCACCGGCGTCAAGCCGGGGATGCGCGCCTACGCCGAAGAGCTCTTCGGGCCGGCCGCGGTGGTCTACCGCGTCGCCGACGAGGACGAGGCCGTCGCGCTCGCCAACGACAGCCAGTACGGTCTCGGCGGCTCCGTGTTCTGCGCCGATGTGGAGCGGGGCCGAAGGGTGGCCGAGCGTGTCGAGACCGGCATGGTCTGGGTGAACCACCCGACCTCGACCCAGCCCGACCTGCCCTTCGGCGGCATCAAGCGCTCCGGCTACGGGCGCGAGCTCTCGAAGCTCGGCATGCGGGAGTTCGTGAACCGCAAGCTGGTACGGGTCCTGCCGCCGGACGCCAGACTCCACGGAATCGCCGGTTGA